The Desulfarculaceae bacterium genome window below encodes:
- a CDS encoding alcohol dehydrogenase catalytic domain-containing protein, producing MPDSLPETSLVIRTFNEERHLGPLLESLAGQAYRDFEVIVVDSGSFDRTREIARAHGANLVRIKSWDFTFGYSLNAGIRAARGSLIAIASAHTLPVDENWLGNLVAPLRRDKVAMTYGRQVGHQASKLSELLDFERTFGPHPKDPLANGCFANNANSAVRRELWEQMPFDEALPGLEDIAWAKHWVEQGWSVVYEPSAALQHIHEETWPQVRRRFYREAVAAKHLGVSGRRRVPSECARELAWLCGDLAHAAKKEPSARRLTEICRFRYHKLRGTVHGLWDAKAVRELAEKKRAYYFESRCRAVQIKGPHRAELVELELPSLRPGEARIRVAYEGVCGTDLEMLSGELGYYKHGTAKYPIVPGHEMSGEVVEVGDNVDQAWVGDWVVVECIQSCGRCPDCRQGNHANCAQRQELGVMGLNGGYSQYLITPARFLHRIPPELDLRTAVLVEPTAVAIRGITRLGASWRGATPGARVAVVGAGPIGNLCGQLLQQRGYAVTILDRDARRRELAGQCGLSASESLEGLRDFDAVVEATGSVQALRGILSHSKAGACLLLIGLPYSRVEVDFENIVAYEKTIVGSLGSDAANFAEALAALPELHTEPFFGQDYRLENFQQAWKDFQEHKNLKTVLAVNQE from the coding sequence ATGCCTGATTCCCTACCCGAGACCTCGCTGGTCATCAGGACCTTCAACGAGGAGCGCCATTTGGGGCCGCTCCTGGAGTCGTTGGCCGGCCAGGCCTACCGCGACTTCGAGGTGATCGTGGTGGACTCGGGCTCCTTTGACCGCACCCGGGAGATCGCACGGGCCCACGGGGCCAACCTGGTGCGCATCAAAAGCTGGGACTTCACCTTCGGCTACTCGCTAAACGCGGGCATCCGGGCGGCGCGGGGCTCTCTCATCGCCATCGCCTCGGCCCACACCCTGCCGGTGGACGAGAACTGGCTGGGCAATTTGGTGGCTCCCTTGCGCCGCGACAAAGTGGCCATGACCTACGGCCGCCAGGTGGGACACCAGGCCTCCAAGCTTAGCGAGCTTCTGGACTTCGAGCGGACTTTCGGGCCCCACCCCAAGGATCCCCTGGCCAACGGCTGCTTCGCCAACAACGCCAACAGCGCGGTGCGCCGCGAGCTGTGGGAGCAAATGCCCTTTGACGAGGCGCTGCCCGGCCTGGAGGACATCGCCTGGGCCAAGCATTGGGTGGAGCAGGGCTGGTCGGTGGTCTACGAACCCTCGGCCGCGCTGCAGCACATCCACGAGGAAACCTGGCCCCAGGTGCGGCGGCGCTTTTACCGCGAGGCGGTGGCCGCCAAGCATCTAGGGGTGAGCGGGCGGCGGCGGGTGCCCTCCGAGTGTGCCCGCGAGCTGGCCTGGCTCTGCGGCGACCTGGCCCATGCGGCCAAGAAGGAGCCCAGTGCCCGCCGGCTCACGGAGATCTGCCGCTTCCGCTATCACAAGCTGCGGGGCACGGTGCACGGCCTGTGGGACGCCAAGGCGGTGCGCGAGCTGGCCGAGAAAAAGCGGGCCTATTACTTCGAGAGCCGCTGCCGGGCGGTGCAGATAAAAGGACCCCACCGGGCCGAGCTGGTGGAGCTGGAGCTACCCTCCCTGCGCCCGGGCGAGGCGCGCATACGGGTGGCCTACGAGGGCGTGTGCGGCACGGACCTGGAGATGCTCTCCGGCGAGCTGGGCTACTACAAGCACGGCACGGCCAAGTACCCCATCGTGCCGGGCCACGAGATGAGCGGTGAGGTGGTGGAGGTCGGCGACAACGTGGACCAGGCCTGGGTGGGCGACTGGGTGGTGGTGGAGTGCATCCAGAGCTGCGGCCGGTGTCCGGACTGCCGCCAGGGCAACCATGCCAACTGCGCCCAGCGCCAGGAGCTGGGGGTGATGGGCCTGAACGGCGGCTACAGCCAATACCTGATCACCCCGGCCCGCTTCCTGCACCGCATCCCGCCGGAACTGGACCTGCGCACGGCGGTGCTGGTGGAGCCCACGGCGGTGGCCATCCGGGGCATCACCCGGCTGGGGGCCTCCTGGCGGGGGGCGACGCCCGGGGCGCGGGTGGCGGTGGTGGGCGCGGGGCCCATCGGTAACCTCTGCGGCCAGCTGCTCCAGCAGCGGGGCTATGCGGTGACCATCCTGGACCGCGACGCCCGGCGTCGGGAGCTGGCCGGCCAGTGCGGCCTGAGCGCTTCGGAGTCCTTGGAAGGCCTCAGGGACTTTGACGCCGTCGTGGAGGCCACGGGCTCGGTGCAGGCCCTGCGCGGCATCCTGAGCCACAGCAAGGCCGGGGCCTGTCTGCTGCTCATCGGGCTGCCCTACTCGCGGGTGGAGGTGGACTTCGAGAACATCGTGGCCTACGAAAAGACCATCGTAGGCTCCCTGGGCAGCGACGCGGCCAACTTCGCCGAGGCATTGGCCGCCCTGCCCGAGCTGCACACCGAGCCTTTTTTCGGCCAGGACTACCGCCTGGAGAATTTCCAGCAGGCCTGGAAGGACTTTCAGGAGCACAAGAACCTCAAGACCGTTCTGGCGGTGAACCAGGAATAA
- a CDS encoding dTDP-4-dehydrorhamnose 3,5-epimerase family protein: MELLHGVEVKPLKVIPDGRGRLVEILRADDEIFQGFGQVYMTTTRPSIVKAWHLHRKQYDHIFCAVGMIRLGVYDDREDSPSRGRTNELFIGTHNPMLVKIAPGLYHGWKCISQEEAIIINTVTHTYDHRDPDEFRRDPHDPAIPWDWSDRDG; encoded by the coding sequence ATGGAGCTATTGCACGGGGTGGAAGTCAAGCCCCTCAAGGTGATCCCCGACGGCCGGGGCCGCCTAGTGGAGATACTTAGGGCCGACGACGAGATATTTCAGGGCTTCGGCCAGGTCTACATGACCACCACCCGTCCCAGCATCGTCAAGGCCTGGCACCTGCACCGCAAGCAGTACGACCACATCTTCTGCGCGGTGGGTATGATCCGCCTGGGGGTGTACGACGACCGGGAGGACTCGCCCAGCCGGGGCCGAACCAACGAGCTCTTCATCGGCACCCACAACCCCATGCTGGTGAAGATCGCGCCGGGGCTTTATCACGGCTGGAAGTGCATCAGCCAAGAGGAGGCGATCATCATCAACACCGTGACCCACACCTACGATCACCGCGACCCCGACGAGTTCCGCCGCGACCCCCACGACCCGGCCATCCCATGGGATTGGAGCGACCGCGACGGCTAG